A single region of the Brassica rapa cultivar Chiifu-401-42 chromosome A03, CAAS_Brap_v3.01, whole genome shotgun sequence genome encodes:
- the LOC103862094 gene encoding neurofilament heavy polypeptide → MSDSDKELENQILEAGEQLTDPPSSLDELLLLLDKLFVWLIDVDQSPHESMQTALSPLMKALVAGKLFKHSDDDVRVAVAACISEITRITAPEAPYDDDQMKEVFKLIVSSFENLPDCFSRSYSKRISILETVAKVRSCVVMLDLECDALLIEMFQIFLKAIRDFHPENVLSSMEKIMTLVLEESEDIPPKMLSPILHYVREDDEVPQVARGLAERVLSTSASKLKKYLTEAVKLSGVSLDKYSKIVASICEGTFSALQHDQLVENEKEDSQGHLEKEAEVEDKQEVIATPERTDAPKDESGKSGVSNGVAQQNDSSVDTESTKKQDDTNAKDDNPCNTDLDNTSEEKPDVEHQPQEKDPSSAIQVESSKTSDIKEEAEPGALLESKDVLSSPPGDSSVKEAISSENDKETNVQALPSKTSADETADVSSPSRGEDLVEENRPKETENDKETSVQALPSKTSADETANVSSPSRAEDLVEESRPKKTENDKETSVQALPSKTSADESADVSSPSRAEDLVEENRPKKTENDKETSVQALPSKTSADETTNVSSPSRAEDLVEESRPKKTEDDKETSVQALPSKTSADETANVSSPSRAEDLVEESRPKKTENDKETSVQALPSKTSADETANVSSPSRAEDLVEESRPKKTANQKKKKSLTKEAKPSAVSATEEASEEPNTSEVKVTKNSRKKVAFSSKTKSTVPPKKSTSETKAAKQSEKKVVESENVQESSKPKEEKKKPGRGKAMDEDSLDTSSGDSEKPAVSSGKSASKSKKEVKQPIEGSPNTNTKRKRSLGKEKASDLQSHGEDLVGSRVRVWWPIDKAYYKGVVNSYDSAKKKHLVIYDDGDQEILNLKTQKWHFLDESETEGEEAADQTGHEKEASTEPQRKKAKTVKQSKMESSGKKGGGAGSSKSKAAPASKPGKKSKDEKTESKPKDPKEASREEEEDSSEELSEEEETPKTVGKLGTSKSKKEISKSGTSKGSSKKTTTTPKSKPGGPSKSSSAKGKAAKGKANSTPASKGEESDAESESEETPKAPEPATKGKPVGSGKSQAKSGKKRKR, encoded by the exons ATGTCGGATTCTGATAAAGAGCTCGAGAATCAGATTCTCGAAGCAGGAGAACAGCTTACTGATCCACCTTCTTCGCTCGATGAGCTTCTGCTTCTCCTCGAC AAACTCTTCGTCTGGCTTATAGATGTTGACCAGTCACCTCACGAGTCGATGCAAACCGCACTCTCTCCCCTGATGAAAGCATTAGTCGCTGGAAAACTCTTCAAGCATTCAGATGACGATGTGAGAGTTGCAGTCGCTGCCTGCATCAGTGAGATTACAAGAATAACTGCTCCTGAAGCTCCTTATGATGATGATCAGATGAAG GAAGTGTTTAAGTTAATCGTATCTTCGTTTGAGAATTTGCCTGACTGTTTTAGTCGCTCCTATTCCAAAAGGATCTCAATCCTTGAAACTGTGGCCAAGGTCAGATCTTGCGTTGTGATGCTGGATCTTGAATGTGATGCACTTCTTATTGAGATGTTCCAGATTTTCCTCAAGGCTATAAG GGACTTTCATCCAGAGAACGTACTTTCATCTATGGAGAAGATTATGACACTTGTTTTAGAGGAAAGCGAGGATATACCTCCAAAGATGCTTTCACCCATTCTACATTATGTTAGAGAGGATGATGAG GTTCCCCAAGTAGCACGGGGGTTGGCAGAGCGAGTTCTCAGTACCTCTGCTAGCAAGCTCAAAAAGTATCTGACTGAAGCAGTGAAATTGTCGGGTGTCTCTTTAGATAAGTATAGTAAGATAGTGGCTTCGATATGTGAAGGGACATTCAGTGCTTTGCAGCACGACCAACTTGTTGAGAATGAAAAAGAG GATAGTCAAGGTCATTTAGAAAAGGAAGCAGAAGTAGAG GATAAACAGGAAGTAATTGCTACACCCGAGCGAACTGATGCACCTAAGGATGAATCTGGTAAGTCAGGAGTCAGCAACGGCGTTGCGCAACAGAATGATTCTTCTGTTGATACTGAGTCTACAAAGAAGCAAGATGATACGAATGCTAAAGACGATAATCCTTGCAACACTGACTTGGATAATACTTCTGAAGAGAAGCCTGATGTTGAACATCAACCTCAGGAAAAAGATCCCAGTTCTGCCATACAGGTGGAATCATCAAAAACTTCAGATATCAAGGAAGAGGCTGAACCTGGAGCACTCCTGGAGAGCAAGGATGTGTTAAGTTCGCCTCCTGGTGATTCATCTGTTAAAGAAGCCATTTCTTCTGAAAATGATAAGGAAACAAATGTGCAGGCTTTGCCATCTAAGACATCAGCTGATGAAACTGCCGATGTTAGTTCTCCATCTAGGGGTGAAGATCTTGTTGAGGAAAACCGGCCTAAGGAGACTGAAAATGATAAGGAAACAAGTGTGCAGGCTTTGCCATCTAAGACATCAGCTGATGAAACTGCCAATGTTAGTTCTCCATCTAGGGCTGAAGATCTTGTTGAGGAAAGCCGGCCTAAGAAGACTGAAAATGATAAGGAAACAAGTGTGCAGGCTTTGCCATCTAAGACATCAGCTGATGAATCTGCCGATGTTAGTTCTCCATCTAGGGCTGAAGATCTTGTTGAGGAAAACCGGCCTAAGAAGACTGAAAATGATAAGGAAACAAGTGTGCAGGCTTTGCCATCTAAGACATCAGCTGATGAAACTACCAATGTTAGTTCTCCATCTAGGGCTGAAGATCTTGTAGAGGAAAGCCGGCCTAAGAAGACTGAAGATGATAAGGAAACAAGTGTGCAGGCTTTGCCATCTAAGACATCAGCCGATGAAACTGCCAATGTTAGTTCTCCATCTAGGGCTGAAGATCTTGTTGAGGAAAGCCGGCCTAAGAAAACTGAAAATGACAAGGAAACAAGTGTGCAGGCTTTGCCATCTAAGACATCAGCTGATGAAACTGCCAATGTTAGTTCTCCATCTAGGGCTGAAGATCTTGTAGAGGAAAGCCGGCCTAAGAAGACTGCAAaccagaagaaaaagaagagctTGACGAAGGAGGCCAAACCATCAGCTGTTAGTGCTACTGAAGAAGCTTCCGAAGAACCAAACACTTCTGAAGTTAAAGTTACCAAAAATTCTAGAAAGAAGGTTGCTTTTTCAAGTAAAACCAAGTCTACTGTTCCCCCGAAGAAAAGCACCTCTGAGACAAAAGCTGCAAAGCAGTCAGAGAAAAAGGTAGTTGAGAGTGAAAATGTACAAGAATCCTCAAAGCCaaaagaggaaaagaaaaaGCCAGGACGTGGGAAAGCCATGGATGAGGACTCATTAGATACTTCTTCAGGTGATAGCGAAAAA CCAGCTGTTTCCTCTGGAAAGTCAGCCTCGAAGTCAAAGAAAGAAGTGAAGCAACCAATAGAAGGAAGTCCTAACACAAACACAAAGAGAAAGCGAAGTCTAGGCAAAGAGAAA GCATCTGATCTCCAAAGCCACGGTGAAGATTTAGTTGGGTCGAGGGTCAGAGTCTGGTGGCCTATAGATAAAGC GTATTATAAAGGTGTGGTCAATTCATATGATTCTGCTAAGAAGAAGCACCTG gttatCTATGATGATGGAGATCAAGAAATCTTGAATCTTAAGACACAGAAGTGGCATTTTCTGGATGAATCAGAAACAGAG GGTGAAGAAGCTGCTGATCAGACGGGTCACGAGAAAGAAGCCTCCACAGA GCCCCAGAGAAAGAAAGCTAAGACTGTCAAGCAATCAAAGATGGAATCGTCAGGGAAAAA gGGTGGTGGAGCTGGTTCCAGCAAGTCTAAAGCTGCTCCTGCTTCCAAGCCCGGTAAGAAGTCAAAGGATGAGAAAACAGAGAGCAAACCAAAGGATCCGAAAGAAGCtagtagagaagaagaagaggatagCTCTGAAGAGTTGAGCGAGGAAGAGGAAACCCCCAAAACCGTTGGTAAATTAGGAACCAGCAAGTCGAAGAAAGAGATATCGAAATCTGGCACATCCAAAGGTTCGTCCAAGAAGACTACAACTACTCCAAAATCCAAGCCAGGAGGACCTTCGAAATCTTCATCAGCAAAGGGCAAAGCAGCGAAAGGCAAAGCAAACTCTACACCTGCCTCCAAGGGCGAGGAGAGCGACGCAGAGTCAGAATCTGAAGAGACACCAAAGGCGCCAGAACCAGCAACAAAAGGGAAACCAGTGGGTTCAGGCAAGTCGCAGGCGAAGTCCGGTAAGAAGAGGAAGCGATGA